In Vibrio cyclitrophicus, one genomic interval encodes:
- a CDS encoding PTS sugar transporter subunit IIA yields MITTLINQDLIKLSLSADSKEDVFKELIDVLYAQGRISDKAQFLADIKAREEQGNTGFEEGIALPHAKSAAVIKPAVVIGVHKQGIEYGADDGQPSKLFFMIASPDGGDNHHIEVLAELSSKLIEEGFIENFMNAHSEQAALELLLTKPEPSETETNIEKQGFIIGVTGCPAGVAHTYLAAEALEKGAAALGYDIKVETNGSIGVKNSPTQEEIERADAIVVACDKQVDMARFAGKRVISTNVKAPIKDAQGLIKQALNAPSYQAEQTPTNQSVAEKASQARSDLYRYLMNGVSHMIPFVVTGGLLIALALAIGGEPSESGMAIPAGSMWNQILEVGVVAFTLMIPILAGYIAYAIADRPALTPGLIGGWIANNGSFYGADAGTGFIGAIIAGLLVGYFVKWITSFNYHKFVQPLVPIMIAPITGSLFIAGLFIFVIGAPIAGLMDALTALLTSMSTGNVVLLGIVLGGMAGFDMGGPFNKVAFLFSVGMIASGQTQFMGAMACAIPVAPLGMAIATRLGRKFDLFESSEIEAGKAAGAMGLVGISEGAIPFAAQDPMSVIPANVLGSMTAAVMAFSFGITNSVAHGGPVVALLGAMNYPMLALLCMASGAGVTAVTCIALKNLRKAKLTTAAA; encoded by the coding sequence ATGATCACAACATTGATCAATCAAGATTTGATTAAGCTTTCGCTTAGCGCTGATTCAAAAGAAGACGTATTTAAAGAGCTGATAGACGTACTTTATGCGCAAGGTCGAATTTCAGACAAAGCACAGTTTCTTGCCGACATTAAGGCGCGTGAAGAACAAGGCAACACAGGGTTTGAAGAAGGCATCGCCCTGCCACATGCGAAAAGCGCTGCGGTGATCAAACCCGCGGTTGTTATCGGCGTCCATAAACAGGGCATCGAGTACGGCGCCGATGATGGTCAGCCTTCAAAACTGTTCTTCATGATTGCTTCTCCCGATGGTGGCGATAATCACCACATCGAAGTACTGGCAGAGCTTTCTTCAAAACTGATTGAAGAAGGTTTCATCGAAAACTTCATGAATGCCCACTCTGAACAAGCGGCGTTAGAGCTACTTCTTACCAAACCTGAGCCTTCAGAAACGGAAACCAATATTGAGAAACAAGGCTTCATCATTGGTGTAACAGGTTGCCCAGCAGGCGTCGCACACACCTATTTGGCAGCAGAAGCGCTAGAGAAAGGCGCGGCGGCTCTTGGCTACGACATCAAGGTCGAAACTAACGGTTCTATTGGTGTTAAAAACAGCCCGACTCAAGAAGAGATCGAACGCGCCGACGCGATTGTCGTGGCTTGTGATAAACAGGTCGACATGGCTCGCTTTGCCGGAAAACGCGTCATCAGCACCAACGTAAAAGCACCAATCAAAGACGCACAAGGCTTGATTAAGCAAGCGCTCAACGCACCTAGTTACCAAGCTGAACAAACGCCGACCAACCAATCTGTTGCAGAAAAAGCCTCACAAGCACGTTCAGACCTTTACCGTTACTTGATGAACGGCGTATCTCACATGATCCCATTCGTCGTGACTGGCGGCCTATTGATTGCCCTTGCACTGGCGATTGGCGGCGAGCCAAGTGAATCTGGCATGGCGATTCCTGCTGGCAGCATGTGGAACCAAATCCTAGAAGTGGGCGTGGTTGCCTTCACATTGATGATCCCAATCTTGGCTGGCTACATTGCTTACGCGATTGCTGACCGCCCCGCTCTAACCCCAGGCTTGATTGGCGGTTGGATTGCGAACAACGGTTCTTTCTATGGCGCTGACGCAGGTACTGGCTTCATTGGCGCAATCATCGCAGGTCTATTAGTGGGTTACTTCGTTAAGTGGATTACCTCGTTTAACTACCACAAGTTCGTTCAACCGCTTGTGCCTATCATGATCGCTCCGATCACGGGTTCTCTATTCATCGCGGGTCTGTTCATCTTTGTTATCGGCGCGCCAATCGCTGGGCTGATGGATGCGCTTACTGCACTACTAACTAGCATGAGCACAGGCAACGTGGTTCTGCTTGGCATCGTCCTTGGTGGCATGGCCGGTTTCGATATGGGCGGCCCATTCAACAAGGTGGCATTCCTATTCTCGGTCGGCATGATTGCCAGCGGTCAAACTCAATTCATGGGTGCTATGGCGTGTGCAATCCCTGTGGCTCCACTGGGTATGGCTATCGCTACCAGACTTGGCCGTAAGTTCGACCTATTCGAATCTTCTGAAATCGAAGCAGGTAAGGCAGCAGGTGCAATGGGCTTGGTAGGTATCTCTGAAGGTGCGATTCCTTTCGCAGCTCAAGATCCGATGTCGGTTATCCCGGCCAACGTACTAGGTTCAATGACGGCCGCCGTTATGGCGTTCTCATTCGGCATCACCAACAGCGTTGCTCACGGTGGTCCAGTTGTTGCCCTGTTAGGCGCAATGAACTACCCAATGCTGGCGCTTCTGTGCATGGCATCAGGTGCGGGTGTAACTGCGGTTACTTGTATCGCGCTTAAAAACCTACGCAAAGCCAAGCTAACGACAGCAGCGGCTTAA
- a CDS encoding helix-turn-helix transcriptional regulator, with protein MIFHDLISSVLNEREPFHNIWFAGDFHTPPACSYQVNFPRLELVLDGEYINEMESHDRKITNVIAKAGDAIFIPPNCWNKPNWDTDCSVLSMLFGRRQLGLSLVSKRKGEESFYDIQKHSIQTRSGFAIDNILEALSSLARESNKQPMDELLLQALLQYSKTMLEAPVEKSHSRVQDVYQGICIYIQENFHRQITRDSIASRFSISSNHLSRMFRQQGHMTLAEYITRVRVDRAKFMLKKYNFKLNEVALRCGFKDVNYFCRVFKNRTGRTPTEYRGSI; from the coding sequence ATGATATTTCATGACCTAATCTCGTCGGTATTAAATGAGCGAGAACCGTTTCACAACATCTGGTTTGCTGGAGATTTTCATACGCCTCCAGCGTGCAGTTATCAGGTGAATTTTCCGCGCTTAGAGTTGGTGCTAGACGGAGAGTATATTAATGAAATGGAGAGTCATGATCGCAAAATAACCAACGTTATTGCCAAAGCCGGAGACGCGATTTTCATCCCACCCAACTGTTGGAATAAGCCGAACTGGGATACTGACTGTTCGGTGTTGAGCATGTTGTTTGGGCGTCGTCAGCTTGGTTTAAGTTTGGTGAGTAAGCGCAAAGGTGAAGAGAGCTTTTACGATATTCAAAAGCACAGTATTCAGACTCGCTCTGGGTTTGCGATTGATAACATTCTTGAAGCGCTCAGTTCACTCGCGAGGGAAAGTAACAAGCAGCCGATGGATGAGTTATTGCTGCAAGCTCTACTGCAATACAGTAAAACCATGCTGGAAGCGCCCGTAGAAAAATCTCATAGCCGAGTACAGGATGTGTATCAGGGGATTTGTATCTACATTCAAGAGAACTTCCACCGCCAAATCACCCGAGACAGCATTGCCTCACGCTTTAGCATTTCATCCAATCACTTGTCGCGAATGTTCCGTCAACAAGGTCACATGACACTGGCAGAATACATCACCCGCGTGCGAGTCGACCGCGCTAAGTTCATGCTCAAAAAGTACAACTTCAAGCTCAATGAAGTGGCATTACGTTGCGGCTTTAAGGATGTGAACTACTTCTGTCGAGTATTTAAGAATCGCACCGGAAGAACGCCGACTGAATATCGTGGCTCAATCTAA
- a CDS encoding Na+:solute symporter, which produces MELNTLIVGIYFLFLIAIGWMFRTFTSTTSDYFRGGGNMLWWMVGATAFMTQFSAWTFTGAAGKAYADGLAVAIIFLANAFGYLMNYLYFAPKFRQLRVVTPIDAIRMRFGSFNEQVFTWSGMPNSIVSAGIWLNGLAIIASGIFGFDMTTTIILTGLVVLVMSVTGGSWAVIASDFMQMVIIMAVTVTCAAVAIVQGGGVTEIINDFPVEEGASFVSGNNLNYVSIFGIWAFFIFFKQFSITNNMLNSYRYLAAKDSKNAKKAALLACILMTIGPIIWFMPPWFVAGQGIDLAAHYPDAGSKAGDFAYLYFVEQYMPAGMVGLLIAAMFAATMSSMDSGLNRNSGIFVINFYQPILRPNATEKELMIVSKLMSTFFGLAIILIALFINSLKGLSLFDTMMYVGALIGFPMTIPAFCGFFLKKTPDWAGWGTLVVGAIVSYIVGFVITAEMLQNWFNLEPLTGREWSDLKVAVGLIAHLTFTAGFFILSTLFYKPLEASRQKDVDTFFNNLATPLVSESTAQKKLDNKQRHMLGSLIAVSGVAVMAMFALPNPFWGRMMFVLCGGIVFIVGLLLVKAVDDSVEDAKQAKKTA; this is translated from the coding sequence ATGGAACTCAATACTCTGATCGTAGGAATTTATTTCCTTTTCCTTATCGCAATAGGTTGGATGTTTAGAACGTTCACCAGTACAACCAGTGACTATTTCCGCGGGGGCGGTAACATGCTTTGGTGGATGGTTGGCGCAACTGCGTTTATGACTCAGTTCAGTGCTTGGACCTTCACTGGTGCGGCAGGTAAAGCTTATGCTGATGGTTTGGCGGTAGCAATTATCTTCCTAGCGAACGCATTTGGTTACCTGATGAACTACCTTTACTTCGCTCCGAAATTCCGTCAATTGAGAGTAGTAACTCCTATTGATGCGATTCGTATGCGTTTTGGTAGCTTTAACGAGCAAGTATTTACTTGGTCTGGCATGCCGAACAGTATTGTTTCTGCGGGGATCTGGCTGAACGGTTTGGCGATTATCGCATCGGGCATCTTTGGCTTTGATATGACAACAACCATCATTCTGACGGGTCTTGTAGTATTAGTCATGTCGGTGACTGGCGGCTCTTGGGCGGTTATCGCATCTGACTTCATGCAGATGGTTATCATCATGGCAGTAACCGTAACGTGTGCAGCTGTTGCTATCGTGCAAGGTGGCGGCGTTACTGAGATCATTAACGACTTCCCTGTAGAAGAAGGTGCATCATTCGTTTCTGGTAACAACCTGAACTACGTAAGCATCTTCGGAATCTGGGCATTCTTCATCTTCTTCAAGCAGTTCAGTATCACCAACAACATGTTGAACTCTTACCGTTACCTAGCGGCAAAAGACTCCAAGAACGCGAAGAAAGCGGCACTGTTGGCGTGTATTCTGATGACAATCGGTCCAATCATTTGGTTCATGCCACCTTGGTTCGTGGCAGGGCAAGGCATTGATCTTGCTGCACATTACCCAGATGCAGGTTCTAAAGCAGGCGACTTCGCTTACCTTTACTTCGTAGAGCAATACATGCCAGCGGGTATGGTGGGGCTTCTAATCGCAGCGATGTTTGCGGCAACTATGTCTTCTATGGACTCAGGCTTAAACCGTAACTCTGGTATCTTTGTAATCAACTTCTACCAACCGATTCTTCGTCCAAACGCGACAGAGAAAGAGCTGATGATTGTGTCTAAGTTGATGTCTACTTTCTTTGGTCTTGCCATCATCCTTATCGCGCTGTTCATCAACTCGCTAAAAGGCTTAAGTCTGTTCGACACCATGATGTACGTGGGTGCATTAATCGGCTTCCCAATGACCATTCCAGCATTCTGTGGCTTCTTCCTTAAGAAGACTCCGGACTGGGCAGGTTGGGGTACGCTAGTGGTCGGTGCGATTGTGTCTTACATCGTTGGTTTCGTGATTACCGCTGAGATGCTACAGAACTGGTTCAACCTAGAGCCTCTAACAGGCCGCGAATGGTCTGACTTAAAAGTAGCAGTAGGCCTGATTGCACACTTAACCTTTACTGCTGGCTTCTTCATTCTTTCGACTCTGTTCTACAAACCACTGGAAGCGTCTCGTCAGAAAGATGTCGATACCTTCTTCAACAACTTAGCGACACCATTGGTTTCTGAGTCAACAGCACAGAAGAAACTGGATAACAAACAACGTCACATGCTGGGTTCTCTGATCGCAGTGTCTGGTGTAGCCGTGATGGCGATGTTTGCTCTGCCGAACCCATTCTGGGGAAGAATGATGTTCGTACTGTGTGGCGGTATCGTGTTCATCGTTGGTCTGCTGTTAGTGAAAGCCGTAGACGACTCAGTTGAGGATGCGAAACAAGCGAAGAAAACTGCCTAA
- a CDS encoding PTS sugar transporter subunit IIA has product MNEYQITFFVNDPAANSHVAQPLTRLAKKFKSTIRIINITQNRTADLSKSVAMLQVGLLRGDLCQITAVGIDAELACFVLKDVIAEHYAMVGSQVNHEFSNDLIQRMPQICPPCDIKWHHAKAQTQLTKFECLKGLAHLVYPEDPDELILAFIKREERSSTCVSPGIALPHVMFESTQDLSIAVIVSDDPIDWASRIGEVHVAIALVLPTKPQREHIVAATNLTRNLLHDQVNERLQKTRSSVDLQALLMYISSRLI; this is encoded by the coding sequence ATGAACGAATACCAGATCACCTTCTTCGTTAACGATCCTGCCGCGAACTCACATGTCGCGCAGCCGCTGACTCGCTTAGCGAAGAAGTTCAAAAGTACCATTCGCATTATCAACATCACTCAAAATCGAACCGCTGATCTCTCCAAATCCGTCGCGATGCTGCAAGTAGGTTTACTTCGTGGTGATTTATGTCAGATCACCGCGGTCGGTATTGATGCAGAACTGGCCTGTTTCGTTCTTAAAGATGTCATTGCCGAGCACTACGCGATGGTTGGGTCGCAAGTGAACCATGAGTTTTCGAACGATCTAATCCAGCGTATGCCTCAGATATGCCCACCTTGTGATATCAAATGGCACCACGCCAAGGCGCAAACTCAACTGACTAAATTTGAGTGCTTGAAAGGCCTCGCTCACCTTGTTTATCCAGAAGATCCAGATGAATTGATTCTGGCATTTATTAAACGAGAAGAACGCTCCTCTACATGTGTATCACCAGGGATCGCTCTGCCCCATGTGATGTTTGAATCGACCCAAGATCTCTCGATTGCGGTCATCGTCAGTGACGACCCGATTGACTGGGCCTCACGCATTGGTGAAGTACACGTTGCTATCGCTTTGGTATTGCCAACCAAACCACAGCGTGAGCATATTGTGGCGGCGACCAACCTAACTAGAAACCTACTTCACGATCAGGTCAATGAGCGTTTGCAAAAGACCCGAAGCAGTGTCGACCTACAGGCTCTGTTGATGTACATCTCGTCTCGCCTTATCTAA
- a CDS encoding PTS fructose transporter subunit IIB, with protein MRIVAVTACPTGIAHTYMAADALNKTAPKFNVSIKVETQGAMGIENLLTAQDITLADKVLIVSDIDIEQPGRFDPAKTVFVPMEEVLLSVDKVFIKHCRT; from the coding sequence ATGAGAATTGTAGCGGTAACTGCGTGCCCTACAGGCATCGCACATACTTATATGGCAGCTGATGCTCTAAATAAAACAGCCCCTAAGTTCAACGTTTCAATCAAAGTTGAGACGCAAGGCGCTATGGGTATTGAAAACTTACTGACAGCCCAAGATATTACCCTCGCAGACAAAGTGTTGATCGTCTCTGATATAGACATCGAACAACCAGGCCGATTTGACCCAGCTAAAACCGTATTTGTTCCAATGGAAGAGGTGTTGTTGAGTGTCGATAAAGTCTTTATTAAGCACTGTCGAACTTAA
- a CDS encoding PTS sugar transporter subunit IIA, protein MDITNIIEPEIICLDLQADSKQAVFEELVELLDRAGKLSNKREFLDDIWKREAIGNTGFDDGIAIPHAKSTAVAKPAVAVGISRSGIDYGADGGELSDVFFMLASPDNNDDHHIEVLAQISTRLIEDGFVTKLKAVESVEEAQELFLEANSESFDSYASSHHEVYVEPLSPWAQSLNRLKEHLLYGTSHMIPFVVAGGVLLSLSVMMSGHGAVPESGVLADIAQMGIAGLTLFTAVLGGYIAYSMADKPGLAPGMIGSWVAVNQYNTGFLGAIVVGFFAGFVVNLLKKIKLPDSMISLSSIFIYPLVGTFVTCGAVMWVIGAPIAQVMLEMNQMLTGMAGSGKVVLGSILGAMTAFDMGGPINKVATLFAQTQVNTQPWLMGGVGIAICTPPLGMALATFLSPKKFKRDEREAGKAAGIMGMIGISEGAIPFAAADPARVLPAVVAGGIVGNVVGFMFHVVNHAPWGGWIVLPVVDGKIGYIVGTLAGALTTALIVILLKKNVVEGEANSNQSTGGSVTEEGQADVLAITSCPSGVAHTFLAAKSLEKAAHHLGVRIKVETQGANGIGNRITQKDIERARLVIFAHDVAIKEVERFANVKTLDVSTKEAMLNAQALIMRKV, encoded by the coding sequence ATGGATATCACTAACATTATCGAGCCCGAGATCATCTGCTTAGATTTACAAGCCGACTCAAAACAGGCGGTATTTGAAGAGCTTGTAGAACTGCTCGACCGTGCCGGTAAGCTCTCCAATAAACGTGAATTCCTTGATGACATCTGGAAGCGTGAAGCCATAGGTAACACGGGCTTTGACGATGGTATCGCCATTCCACACGCAAAAAGCACCGCGGTTGCAAAGCCTGCCGTTGCTGTGGGTATCAGCCGCTCTGGTATCGATTATGGCGCAGACGGCGGCGAACTGTCGGATGTGTTCTTTATGCTTGCTTCACCTGACAACAACGACGACCACCATATCGAGGTGCTAGCTCAGATTTCGACCAGACTTATCGAAGATGGCTTTGTTACAAAATTAAAGGCGGTGGAATCGGTTGAGGAGGCTCAAGAGCTGTTTCTTGAAGCCAATTCTGAATCGTTCGATAGTTACGCCTCTAGCCATCATGAAGTGTATGTTGAGCCACTAAGCCCTTGGGCTCAATCTCTTAATCGCCTCAAAGAACACCTGTTGTACGGTACTTCGCACATGATCCCATTCGTGGTCGCGGGTGGTGTGCTTTTGTCTTTATCGGTGATGATGTCTGGTCATGGTGCTGTGCCTGAGAGCGGCGTTCTGGCTGATATCGCACAAATGGGCATAGCGGGGCTAACCCTGTTTACTGCGGTACTCGGTGGTTACATCGCGTATTCGATGGCCGACAAACCGGGTTTAGCGCCCGGAATGATTGGTTCTTGGGTCGCGGTCAATCAATACAACACCGGCTTTCTTGGGGCGATTGTGGTCGGCTTTTTCGCGGGCTTTGTGGTTAATCTACTTAAGAAGATCAAACTGCCAGACAGCATGATCTCGCTGAGCTCTATCTTCATCTATCCGCTTGTCGGCACGTTTGTTACCTGTGGGGCTGTGATGTGGGTGATTGGTGCCCCCATTGCGCAGGTGATGCTTGAGATGAACCAAATGCTGACTGGCATGGCAGGCTCAGGAAAAGTGGTGTTGGGCAGTATTTTAGGCGCGATGACGGCCTTTGATATGGGGGGCCCAATCAATAAGGTCGCAACGCTGTTTGCGCAAACTCAAGTGAATACTCAACCATGGTTGATGGGCGGTGTAGGGATTGCGATTTGTACACCACCACTCGGCATGGCACTGGCGACTTTCTTATCGCCGAAGAAATTCAAAAGAGACGAGCGTGAAGCGGGTAAAGCTGCGGGCATCATGGGAATGATCGGCATCAGTGAAGGCGCGATCCCATTTGCTGCCGCCGATCCTGCGCGCGTTCTGCCTGCGGTTGTTGCTGGTGGTATTGTCGGTAACGTGGTCGGCTTTATGTTCCATGTGGTCAACCATGCACCATGGGGTGGTTGGATTGTGCTGCCAGTGGTTGATGGCAAGATTGGCTATATTGTCGGGACACTAGCAGGTGCTCTAACGACGGCTCTGATTGTGATACTACTGAAAAAGAATGTGGTCGAAGGCGAAGCGAATTCTAATCAGTCCACGGGTGGCTCGGTAACAGAAGAAGGGCAAGCGGATGTACTCGCAATTACGTCTTGCCCGTCGGGGGTCGCCCATACTTTCCTAGCAGCGAAGTCTCTGGAAAAGGCGGCGCATCATCTTGGGGTTCGGATAAAGGTTGAAACACAAGGTGCTAACGGGATAGGCAATCGCATCACTCAGAAAGACATTGAAAGGGCGAGGCTAGTGATCTTTGCTCACGATGTGGCGATTAAAGAGGTCGAGCGCTTTGCGAACGTGAAAACTTTGGACGTCAGCACCAAAGAGGCGATGCTTAATGCGCAGGCGTTGATCATGAGAAAGGTGTAA
- a CDS encoding TetR/AcrR family transcriptional regulator, producing MAKTAKFDRQDVVDKATNLYWEKGFHATSMRNLQDVIDMRPGSIYATFGSKEGLFKETLARYTELGILNLNRFRSETESPIKALENFVKRAVIESKQSAPNGMCMLAKTVAELTDEHAELLAEAKKSLKIMEGEFAKLIAEAQELGEISKEREPTQLARHVQVQIAGLRTYAKTCDDIDLLNSMVEDVFKYHPF from the coding sequence ATGGCTAAAACGGCAAAGTTCGATAGACAAGATGTAGTAGACAAAGCAACTAACCTGTATTGGGAAAAAGGCTTTCACGCAACATCTATGCGTAACCTACAGGACGTGATTGATATGCGCCCGGGAAGCATCTACGCGACTTTTGGCAGTAAAGAAGGACTGTTTAAGGAAACTCTTGCTCGCTATACCGAACTTGGCATCCTTAATCTGAACCGCTTCCGCAGTGAAACCGAATCGCCTATCAAAGCGCTTGAAAACTTCGTAAAACGTGCAGTTATCGAATCTAAACAGAGCGCACCAAACGGCATGTGTATGTTAGCGAAAACAGTTGCCGAGCTGACTGATGAGCACGCGGAACTATTAGCAGAAGCTAAGAAGTCACTGAAGATTATGGAAGGTGAATTCGCCAAGCTGATAGCAGAAGCGCAAGAATTGGGTGAGATAAGCAAAGAGCGTGAACCGACTCAACTTGCTCGTCATGTTCAAGTTCAAATCGCAGGCCTGCGTACATACGCGAAAACCTGTGACGATATCGATCTACTTAACTCTATGGTTGAAGACGTATTTAAGTACCACCCTTTTTAG
- a CDS encoding tyrosine transporter — MKLFGSSLILSGTALGAGMLAIPMVLAQFGFMISSVLMLLIFIGTTYSALLLAEACTKTKDNSGMSSVAYLTLGSKGKHFINALFYLLLVCMLIAYILGVGDIIHKLLLDVGIDISASAAYTVFSLFMGVVVVSGKSYIDKLNRGLFILMVVMLLIVIASLFSNIRLDYLTQTSHYTANDVVQYSAVIFTSFASMVVIPSLVIYNREATQKQIRNMILLGSVIPLICYLTWLFAIIGNLGTDAISQFHNISELISAFSGQSSWLKVVIALFSVLALVTSFLGVSMALYDQNKDAVTSNKALAYALTFVLPLVLAESFASQFVSMLDYAGMVLVFLAIWGPLAMVVKVRRPDFPHLQTQGSYTAAGGDTALIATFGFGALIFISWFMS; from the coding sequence ATGAAATTATTCGGCAGTTCTCTAATCCTTTCGGGAACTGCACTAGGGGCTGGCATGTTGGCTATCCCTATGGTTTTAGCTCAATTTGGCTTCATGATCAGCTCAGTGCTGATGCTACTTATCTTTATTGGCACCACCTACTCTGCCCTTCTGCTCGCAGAGGCGTGTACAAAAACGAAAGACAATAGTGGCATGAGCAGCGTTGCTTACTTAACGCTAGGCAGCAAAGGTAAACACTTTATCAATGCACTCTTTTACTTGCTGCTGGTATGCATGCTGATCGCTTATATCTTGGGTGTTGGCGATATCATTCATAAGCTATTGCTCGATGTGGGAATAGACATCTCTGCATCCGCTGCGTATACCGTTTTCAGCTTATTTATGGGTGTCGTTGTTGTGTCTGGTAAGTCCTATATCGATAAACTGAATCGAGGGCTATTCATCTTAATGGTCGTGATGTTACTTATCGTTATCGCGTCATTATTCAGCAACATTCGCCTTGATTACCTAACTCAAACCAGCCATTACACGGCCAACGATGTGGTGCAATACAGTGCGGTTATCTTTACTAGCTTTGCCTCTATGGTGGTGATCCCGTCACTGGTGATCTACAACCGTGAAGCGACTCAAAAGCAGATCCGCAATATGATTCTGCTTGGCTCAGTGATTCCACTAATCTGCTACCTAACTTGGTTATTCGCGATTATCGGTAACCTTGGTACGGACGCTATCAGCCAATTCCATAACATTTCAGAACTGATCTCGGCGTTTAGCGGACAGTCTTCTTGGCTGAAAGTAGTGATTGCGCTGTTCTCAGTATTGGCATTGGTAACCTCTTTCCTTGGTGTGTCTATGGCGCTGTACGACCAAAACAAAGATGCAGTCACCAGCAACAAAGCATTGGCTTATGCCCTAACCTTCGTTCTACCTTTGGTATTAGCTGAGTCATTCGCTAGCCAGTTTGTAAGCATGCTCGACTATGCAGGCATGGTGCTGGTGTTCTTAGCTATCTGGGGACCACTTGCGATGGTAGTTAAAGTTCGTAGGCCTGACTTTCCTCACCTACAAACTCAGGGTAGCTATACCGCAGCCGGCGGCGACACGGCACTTATCGCAACATTCGGTTTTGGTGCTCTGATCTTTATATCTTGGTTCATGAGTTAG
- a CDS encoding MFS transporter, producing MYRFLFCSFTLVLLYPMAIDLYLVGLPQIAADLNASEAQLHVAFSIYLAGMAITMLFAGKFADSVGRKPVAIFGAIVFALSSMLGGVVTSAEPFLAVRFFQGVGAGSCYVVAFAILRDVLDDQKRAKVLSMMNGITCIVPVLAPVIGHLIMTVYPWPSLFTTMASMGVVVCLLSVLVLKETKPNGQDSEVTKASVSHSTSTETFKAPLFISRVIITSLGVTAILTYVNVSPMLIMTELGFDRGQYSYTMALTALVSMLVSFSAPFALNVFKQKNLMLTSQACFVIAAILLLASIDGGLGHYVTLLGFAFVCGGFSLGFGVAMSQALSCYSQRAGVASSILGVSQVCTSALFIWLMGAIGLSVLNMLVFILAAGGVISIALILWVGPSQVKSDYEEATSPS from the coding sequence ATGTATCGTTTTCTATTTTGTAGTTTTACGCTTGTTCTCTTGTATCCAATGGCGATTGACTTATATCTGGTTGGCTTGCCTCAAATTGCCGCGGACTTAAATGCCTCTGAGGCGCAGCTTCATGTCGCGTTCTCCATCTATCTAGCGGGCATGGCAATTACGATGTTGTTTGCGGGTAAATTTGCCGACAGTGTGGGTAGAAAACCTGTCGCAATTTTCGGTGCGATTGTCTTTGCGCTCTCTTCGATGCTAGGCGGAGTCGTCACCAGCGCAGAACCGTTTCTAGCGGTACGCTTTTTCCAAGGTGTTGGTGCGGGGTCTTGTTATGTAGTGGCATTCGCCATATTGCGAGATGTGTTAGACGATCAAAAACGCGCTAAGGTGTTGTCGATGATGAATGGCATTACCTGCATCGTTCCAGTGCTTGCGCCTGTGATTGGCCACTTAATCATGACGGTTTACCCGTGGCCGAGCTTGTTCACGACCATGGCGAGCATGGGTGTGGTGGTGTGTTTGTTGTCGGTGTTAGTGCTAAAAGAAACCAAGCCGAATGGTCAAGATTCTGAAGTGACCAAAGCTTCTGTGTCTCACTCCACTTCAACCGAAACGTTCAAAGCCCCCTTGTTTATCAGCCGTGTGATCATAACCAGCTTAGGCGTGACGGCGATTCTGACTTACGTGAATGTGTCTCCAATGCTGATCATGACAGAGCTTGGCTTCGACCGAGGTCAGTACTCTTACACCATGGCACTCACGGCTTTGGTGAGTATGTTGGTGTCTTTCTCAGCCCCGTTTGCTTTGAATGTTTTTAAACAAAAGAACCTCATGCTAACTTCACAAGCGTGCTTCGTTATTGCAGCTATTTTGTTGCTCGCGTCGATTGACGGCGGCTTAGGTCATTACGTCACGTTGTTGGGTTTTGCTTTCGTGTGCGGCGGTTTCTCACTAGGTTTCGGTGTTGCGATGAGTCAAGCATTGAGTTGTTACTCACAGCGAGCAGGTGTGGCAAGTTCGATACTGGGCGTTTCTCAGGTGTGTACTTCGGCACTGTTTATCTGGTTGATGGGCGCTATCGGACTCAGTGTATTGAATATGTTGGTATTTATACTGGCTGCTGGTGGAGTTATCAGTATTGCTCTAATACTATGGGTAGGTCCTTCCCAAGTTAAAAGTGATTATGAAGAAGCCACTAGCCCGTCTTGA